The following coding sequences are from one uncultured Desulfobacter sp. window:
- a CDS encoding hemolysin III family protein: protein MYKGEWFNSISHLIGAVLSILGLVFLVVSAARQGDPWKIVSFSIYGTALFLLYIFSTLYHSLKGKTKNVFHKLDHLAIYLLIAGTYTPFSLITLRGNWGWSIFGAVWCLAVAGMILDMFSRKEQRILPLIIYISMGWLIMIALRPLLQNLALTGFIGLLTGGVFYTVGVIFYVLDEKIRHFHGIWHLFVLAGSIIHYFTVLLYVV from the coding sequence ATGTATAAGGGAGAATGGTTCAATAGTATCAGTCATCTGATCGGTGCAGTCCTATCAATTCTGGGTTTGGTGTTCCTGGTTGTATCAGCTGCACGTCAGGGTGACCCCTGGAAGATAGTGAGCTTCAGTATCTACGGAACCGCCCTGTTCTTGCTTTATATTTTTTCGACGCTTTACCACAGCCTAAAAGGGAAGACCAAAAACGTTTTCCACAAATTAGATCATCTCGCAATCTATTTGCTGATAGCCGGTACTTACACGCCATTTTCTCTTATAACACTTCGCGGCAATTGGGGCTGGTCAATATTCGGGGCTGTCTGGTGCCTTGCGGTTGCCGGGATGATTCTGGATATGTTTTCCCGGAAAGAGCAACGCATTCTACCGCTAATAATATATATTTCCATGGGCTGGCTGATAATGATAGCACTCCGTCCTCTGTTGCAGAATCTGGCATTGACTGGATTTATCGGGCTCCTGACAGGCGGAGTCTTTTATACCGTCGGTGTGATTTTTTACGTTCTGGATGAAAAAATTCGCCATTTTCATGGCATCTGGCATCTATTTGTGCTGGCCGGAAGTATTATCCACTATTTTACAGTGCTCTTGTATGTGGTCTGA
- a CDS encoding CDP-alcohol phosphatidyltransferase family protein, translating into MNTHKNNRNQAGILFFAKDLPNICSLTGLLCALLGVYSAILQNFQAAVIGMIWAVLFDWADGIIARKMQGRTDKQKEFGGQLDSLIDIVSFGVCPAFFLLSYADFSPWFLPGAVAIVGVAAIRLSYFNVFGLIDGATYRGLALDNNVIIFAFVFLFEGLFDPKIFSGVMYALFLVMAAFNLAPIRTPKLAGKWFYILMAYTIGLTFVYGGIIWSRS; encoded by the coding sequence ATGAATACCCATAAAAATAACCGGAATCAGGCCGGAATACTGTTTTTTGCCAAGGATCTTCCCAATATCTGTTCCCTGACAGGCCTCTTATGTGCACTTCTCGGGGTGTATTCTGCAATTTTACAGAACTTTCAAGCCGCCGTCATTGGTATGATATGGGCGGTTTTATTTGACTGGGCCGACGGTATCATTGCCCGTAAGATGCAAGGAAGGACAGATAAACAAAAGGAATTCGGAGGGCAGCTGGATTCGTTGATCGATATTGTCAGTTTTGGTGTTTGCCCGGCTTTTTTCCTGTTGAGTTACGCAGATTTTAGTCCATGGTTTCTTCCGGGTGCCGTTGCCATCGTCGGGGTTGCTGCCATACGATTAAGCTATTTTAATGTGTTTGGTCTTATTGATGGGGCAACATACAGGGGCCTTGCCCTTGATAACAATGTCATTATTTTTGCCTTTGTTTTTCTGTTTGAAGGTCTCTTTGACCCGAAAATTTTTTCGGGCGTCATGTATGCATTATTTCTGGTCATGGCCGCCTTTAACCTGGCACCGATCCGGACCCCCAAACTTGCCGGAAAATGGTTTTATATTCTCATGGCGTACACCATTGGCTTAACATTTGTCTACGGGGGGATCATATGGAGTCGGTCCTGA
- a CDS encoding aminotransferase class I/II-fold pyridoxal phosphate-dependent enzyme — protein sequence MPLREYQNQAEKYEYISNQHGGYYRHDFIDHAYLYNLYFPPEEVFDRFKNKIHDLVLNYPVAQDALASLMGRIINQKAEHLVIGNGAAELIKIVSGQLAQTLIIPVPSFNEYANAAPRGHVIEFSLEFPSFELDVEKFADHAIKVKADVAVVVSPNNPTSRAIPKFDLIFLAKKLGRHNCRLIIDESFIDFAQDPHLLTMEPEIEQYSNVAVLKSMSKAYGICGLRIGYLLTANTELAHRLRQGVHIWNINGFAEEFLRILPDFSDYFIKSCNRVKQDRGKLYKDLKSLLGGTIYAPDANFIFCRLPDGGPDGPEVTKRLFIEHNMYIKHCSGKTMPEADRFIRIAARTNKENSNLVDALVSILGYKEL from the coding sequence ATGCCATTGCGTGAATATCAGAATCAAGCCGAAAAATATGAATATATTTCAAACCAGCATGGTGGATATTACCGGCACGACTTCATAGACCATGCATACCTGTATAATCTCTATTTTCCACCGGAAGAGGTGTTTGACCGTTTTAAAAATAAAATTCATGACCTGGTGTTGAACTATCCTGTTGCCCAAGATGCACTTGCCTCACTTATGGGAAGAATTATCAACCAAAAAGCTGAGCATCTTGTTATCGGCAATGGTGCAGCAGAGCTTATCAAAATCGTTTCCGGGCAACTTGCCCAAACGCTCATTATTCCCGTACCGTCCTTTAATGAATACGCCAATGCCGCCCCCAGGGGACATGTCATCGAATTTTCGCTTGAATTTCCTTCCTTTGAACTGGATGTAGAAAAATTTGCAGATCATGCCATTAAAGTAAAAGCGGATGTTGCCGTCGTTGTGTCTCCGAACAACCCGACTTCAAGGGCGATCCCAAAGTTCGACCTGATATTTCTGGCAAAAAAATTGGGCCGCCATAATTGCCGGTTAATTATTGATGAATCTTTTATTGATTTTGCACAGGATCCGCATCTGTTGACCATGGAACCTGAAATTGAGCAGTATTCCAATGTCGCTGTTTTAAAAAGTATGAGTAAGGCCTACGGAATATGCGGTCTTCGCATCGGGTATCTTCTCACAGCAAACACAGAATTGGCACATAGGCTCCGTCAGGGTGTCCACATCTGGAATATTAATGGATTTGCCGAAGAATTTTTAAGAATTCTACCGGATTTTAGTGATTATTTTATCAAGAGCTGTAACCGTGTTAAACAAGACCGGGGAAAGCTTTATAAGGATCTGAAAAGCCTGCTTGGGGGCACCATTTATGCCCCGGATGCCAATTTTATCTTCTGTCGTCTTCCCGATGGCGGCCCTGACGGCCCGGAAGTCACGAAAAGGCTGTTCATTGAACATAACATGTACATTAAACACTGTAGCGGAAAAACCATGCCGGAGGCGGACCGGTTTATCCGAATTGCCGCACGGACAAATAAAGAAAATTCCAATCTGGTGGATGCCCTGGTCTCTATCCTTGGTTATAAAGAGTTATAA
- a CDS encoding GTP pyrophosphokinase: MKKQQRDNILISFFKGKKKYKILAEYFIRLIRDDPSAPKESIHTILYRIKDESRLIEKIDQENMNSEFDMKPITHNNFHERIGDIIGIRIICLRLSDIVKVEAYLAFLVEEKILKFIQKPDYKRSFVLPIGLDKVTPQNVNLQYSGYSSIHYQIKLGENSDVSETFKNIQIELQLRTILEEAWGEIDHKYRYRYSRIGETFPEHIHSGFYNLSAYLQAAAMQAEQLCREIEAHRLTKSLKSKKNKKTSVSPEYESKKQINGFVDPLEASSVLKSVLEETFGFKPTARTLTYIIKRLNKLGYSQRSKSFFHKIFKKRRLNEFRNIYQEILKRDPFTNNNNRNIDIINAVNFALFDEIEGTMVATEGLRSTLKWRKDRLSI; this comes from the coding sequence TTGAAAAAACAACAAAGGGATAATATTTTAATCTCTTTTTTCAAGGGAAAAAAGAAGTACAAAATACTTGCTGAGTATTTTATACGGCTCATTCGCGATGATCCTTCAGCGCCCAAAGAAAGTATTCATACGATACTATATAGAATCAAAGATGAATCAAGACTTATTGAGAAAATCGACCAAGAAAATATGAATTCTGAATTTGATATGAAGCCTATCACACACAATAATTTTCACGAAAGGATTGGAGATATAATTGGTATCAGGATCATTTGCCTGCGCCTTTCAGACATTGTAAAGGTCGAAGCATATCTTGCATTTTTAGTTGAAGAAAAAATATTAAAATTCATACAAAAACCCGATTATAAAAGATCATTTGTTTTGCCAATAGGCCTTGACAAGGTAACCCCACAAAATGTCAATCTCCAATATAGTGGATATTCATCAATCCATTACCAGATCAAATTAGGAGAGAATTCAGATGTAAGCGAAACATTCAAAAACATTCAAATAGAGCTGCAGTTACGCACAATTCTTGAGGAGGCATGGGGTGAAATCGACCATAAATATAGATATAGATATAGCCGAATCGGGGAGACTTTTCCTGAACATATACATTCAGGTTTCTATAATTTGAGTGCTTATCTGCAAGCTGCCGCAATGCAGGCAGAGCAATTATGTCGTGAAATCGAGGCTCATAGGCTAACAAAATCTCTAAAATCGAAAAAAAATAAAAAGACGTCTGTCTCCCCTGAATATGAAAGTAAAAAACAGATCAATGGCTTTGTTGATCCATTAGAGGCTTCATCTGTACTTAAATCAGTATTGGAAGAGACATTTGGATTTAAACCGACAGCCAGAACGCTTACATACATCATAAAACGCCTCAATAAATTAGGGTACTCCCAGCGCTCTAAGAGTTTTTTTCATAAAATTTTCAAAAAGCGCCGACTGAATGAATTTCGAAATATTTATCAGGAAATTCTAAAACGGGATCCATTCACGAACAATAATAATAGAAATATTGATATAATAAATGCTGTAAATTTTGCACTCTTCGATGAAATCGAAGGCACAATGGTCGCAACGGAGGGATTAAGATCTACCCTAAAATGGAGAAAAGATCGTTTGTCAATATGA
- a CDS encoding phosphocholine cytidylyltransferase family protein, which produces MTKPKPYYHKKRITTALLLAAGMGSRLSPLTQSAPKCLTMVNETCILDRLIASLNHHGFKRLVVVTGHLEHSIRNFLEDKAGSLVIEYVFSPRYKSTNNIYSLWMARNLINEPFLLIESDLVFDSSLLKEMLYPDRIAVASIKPWLNGSTVTINQSRRVDAFHRDTVGTLLRTKYKTVNIYSFSLSSWYQIVDVLNKYIRAGRVNDYYEVIFREMVAQKSLSLKAISFDGKPWYEIDTLEDLASAERLFPSKISEKRPCYDIDHNADKHKADLNWGLKGQGHAIA; this is translated from the coding sequence ATGACAAAACCGAAGCCGTACTATCACAAAAAACGTATCACAACCGCTCTGCTTCTTGCAGCCGGCATGGGATCACGCCTTTCGCCTTTGACGCAGAGCGCGCCGAAATGCCTTACAATGGTGAATGAAACCTGCATATTGGACCGACTGATTGCCAGCCTGAATCACCATGGCTTCAAACGCCTTGTTGTGGTAACAGGCCATTTGGAACACAGCATCCGCAATTTCCTGGAGGACAAAGCAGGAAGTCTTGTCATTGAGTATGTTTTCAGCCCTCGGTACAAAAGCACCAATAATATTTATTCTTTGTGGATGGCCAGAAATCTTATTAATGAACCCTTTCTATTGATTGAGAGCGACCTTGTTTTTGACTCGTCCCTGTTAAAGGAGATGCTTTATCCCGACAGGATAGCCGTTGCGAGTATAAAACCCTGGCTAAACGGCTCCACGGTTACGATAAATCAATCCCGTCGAGTTGATGCCTTTCATAGAGACACCGTAGGGACGCTACTGCGGACAAAGTATAAAACCGTGAACATCTACAGTTTTTCCCTTTCCTCCTGGTATCAGATTGTTGATGTCTTAAATAAGTATATCCGGGCCGGAAGAGTGAATGACTATTATGAGGTTATATTTCGTGAAATGGTGGCGCAAAAAAGCCTGTCACTTAAGGCAATATCCTTTGACGGCAAGCCCTGGTATGAAATAGACACCCTAGAAGACCTTGCATCGGCCGAACGGCTGTTCCCTTCAAAAATCAGTGAGAAACGCCCCTGTTATGACATTGATCACAACGCTGATAAACATAAGGCTGATTTAAATTGGGGTTTGAAAGGACAGGGGCATGCCATTGCGTGA
- a CDS encoding SPFH domain-containing protein: protein MTENQTNQFKEYLTRAKGPLGGFFSSLRMGVGFQILLTLAVILYLCYKFLFAYVEPNEYGIKVVRVGMARGVQNKVYHAGLTFVMPFGLQRMYRLPKGIQVLELTNFPETAAGGARKDRAAHIQTSDGFFVDVDVSMLYHIKDPYLVFTTIGPGKLYEDNGIIPKAEPALKETLGKLTTEEFYNSPMRVKKAEEAKENLNRELNLKGIEVDQVLVRYFRYSPEIQKNIEAKKLQDQMVFTNQAAARAAKEEAQLKKIVQEGLVIAAVEMEKGQAYVTRKIAEKDLYVRKIKANADLLVKLSEAERVRLKNKALKGIGSDRMVGLKMAQAYKGLDLIILPSDGAHGVNPLDLNNTLKLFDIRREGAK from the coding sequence GTGACAGAGAACCAGACAAATCAATTTAAAGAGTATTTGACCAGGGCTAAGGGCCCATTAGGCGGTTTTTTTTCAAGCCTGCGGATGGGTGTTGGATTCCAAATCCTGCTAACATTGGCTGTAATTTTATACCTTTGCTATAAATTTTTATTTGCCTATGTAGAGCCGAATGAATACGGTATTAAAGTGGTTCGTGTCGGAATGGCCCGCGGGGTTCAAAACAAAGTTTACCATGCCGGGCTGACATTTGTCATGCCGTTCGGGCTTCAGCGGATGTATCGCCTTCCCAAGGGTATCCAGGTGCTGGAGCTGACCAATTTTCCCGAAACCGCAGCCGGTGGTGCCAGAAAAGACCGGGCAGCCCATATCCAGACCTCAGACGGTTTTTTTGTGGATGTGGATGTCTCCATGCTCTACCACATCAAAGACCCCTATCTGGTATTTACCACCATCGGTCCGGGAAAACTGTATGAAGACAACGGTATCATCCCCAAAGCCGAACCTGCCTTGAAAGAGACCTTGGGTAAACTGACCACCGAAGAATTTTATAACAGTCCCATGCGGGTTAAAAAGGCCGAAGAGGCCAAAGAGAATCTCAACCGGGAACTCAATCTAAAGGGAATTGAGGTGGATCAGGTGCTGGTCCGCTATTTCAGATACAGTCCTGAAATCCAAAAAAATATTGAAGCCAAAAAACTTCAGGATCAGATGGTCTTTACCAACCAGGCCGCAGCCCGGGCCGCCAAGGAAGAAGCCCAGTTAAAAAAGATTGTCCAGGAGGGTCTGGTCATCGCGGCCGTTGAGATGGAAAAAGGCCAGGCCTATGTAACCCGGAAAATTGCTGAAAAAGACCTCTACGTCCGTAAAATAAAGGCCAATGCCGATCTGTTGGTAAAACTGTCTGAAGCCGAACGGGTGCGCCTGAAAAATAAAGCATTAAAAGGTATTGGGTCCGACCGTATGGTAGGTTTAAAAATGGCACAGGCGTATAAGGGCCTTGATCTGATTATCCTTCCCAGCGACGGTGCCCATGGGGTCAATCCGCTGGATCTGAACAATACTCTAAAACTATTTGATATTCGCCGGGAAGGTGCCAAGTGA
- a CDS encoding sigma 54-interacting transcriptional regulator: MQKKILEIFTDILGSVREPLVILDADLKIVKANQAFYVTFCAKQENTEGILIYDLGNGQWNIPRLKELLESILPENTVFNDFEVEHSFDVIGTKIMHLNARRIYNDFKKVELILLAIEDVTEKEHYKRNLEEIVKKRTAQLVLEKQKTEHEKVLAEKALEEVAILKKQLEDERAYLKDEIKLEHNHENIIGHSDGLKYVLFKVEQIAQSDTTVMVLGETGTGKELVVRAIHSYSSRKNRALIKVNCAALPANLIESELFGHEKGAFTGADRSHKGRFEIADKATLFLDEIGELPLELQSKLLRVIQEGEFERLGNSRTIKVDVRIIAATNRNLEKEVEKGRFRSDLWYRLNVFPITMPPLRERKEDIPLLADFYITKISRRLGKHIKVVPQNVMNALLNYHWPGNVRELENVLERAVINSSSPKLNLADDLDKSYSHLSKNLKTLEAVERDYIIRVLEQTRWKVSGKNSAAQILGLNRSTLRARMRKLSIGPPERLPFNCQ; encoded by the coding sequence ATGCAAAAAAAAATTTTAGAAATTTTCACTGATATTCTCGGTTCGGTCCGTGAACCGCTTGTGATTCTTGATGCTGATTTGAAAATAGTCAAAGCAAATCAAGCGTTTTATGTGACATTCTGTGCCAAGCAGGAAAACACGGAAGGCATTTTAATTTATGACCTTGGCAACGGGCAGTGGAATATCCCCAGACTCAAAGAATTACTTGAGAGTATACTCCCTGAAAATACCGTGTTTAATGATTTTGAAGTGGAACATTCTTTTGATGTCATTGGGACTAAAATAATGCATTTGAATGCCAGAAGAATTTATAACGATTTTAAAAAAGTGGAGCTGATTTTACTGGCTATTGAAGATGTTACTGAAAAAGAACATTATAAGCGGAATCTTGAGGAGATCGTTAAAAAAAGAACCGCCCAGCTTGTTCTGGAAAAGCAAAAGACCGAACATGAAAAGGTGCTTGCAGAGAAAGCCCTGGAGGAAGTAGCGATACTGAAAAAGCAACTTGAAGATGAACGCGCGTATCTCAAAGATGAGATTAAGTTGGAACACAATCATGAGAATATTATTGGTCACAGTGACGGGCTTAAATATGTGCTCTTCAAGGTTGAGCAAATTGCACAGAGTGACACAACCGTTATGGTTCTGGGTGAGACCGGTACCGGCAAGGAACTTGTGGTCCGGGCAATTCATAGCTACAGCAGCCGGAAAAACCGGGCCCTGATCAAAGTCAATTGTGCGGCATTGCCCGCAAATCTTATAGAGAGCGAGCTTTTCGGCCATGAGAAAGGGGCATTTACCGGTGCAGACCGCAGTCACAAAGGACGATTTGAGATTGCTGACAAAGCCACCCTGTTTCTGGATGAAATCGGAGAGCTGCCCCTGGAATTGCAATCAAAGCTGCTCAGGGTAATTCAAGAGGGTGAATTTGAACGATTGGGAAATTCGCGCACCATCAAAGTGGATGTACGGATTATTGCCGCGACAAACAGAAATCTTGAGAAAGAAGTTGAAAAGGGACGTTTCCGAAGTGATCTGTGGTACCGGCTCAATGTTTTCCCGATTACCATGCCGCCGCTGCGGGAAAGGAAAGAGGATATCCCCCTCCTTGCTGATTTCTATATAACTAAGATCTCCCGGAGATTGGGTAAACACATTAAAGTGGTTCCCCAAAATGTAATGAATGCCCTTTTAAACTATCATTGGCCGGGAAACGTTCGAGAGTTGGAAAATGTTCTTGAACGGGCAGTGATCAATTCATCAAGCCCCAAACTCAATCTGGCTGATGATCTCGATAAATCTTACAGCCATTTGAGCAAAAACCTGAAAACCCTTGAGGCGGTTGAGCGCGATTATATCATCCGTGTGCTTGAACAGACCCGCTGGAAAGTAAGCGGCAAGAACAGTGCGGCCCAGATTCTCGGCCTCAATCGCAGCACATTGCGCGCCCGCATGCGTAAACTCAGCATCGGTCCTCCCGAGCGGCTTCCTTTTAATTGCCAATGA
- a CDS encoding antibiotic biosynthesis monooxygenase — protein MMIVKMTLNAHPEKHLEVLQTLLSLVESVREGPGCKNCCAFCDIDNKNRFSLLEEWETQKDMENHIQSYQFGVLLGTKTLLSEPPRIWIHNVSQTWGMDAVRTLRQKKG, from the coding sequence ATGATGATAGTCAAAATGACTCTCAACGCACATCCGGAAAAACATCTGGAAGTGCTGCAAACCCTCCTCTCACTGGTGGAATCGGTGAGAGAAGGACCCGGCTGCAAAAACTGTTGTGCCTTTTGTGACATTGACAATAAGAATCGGTTCTCACTGCTGGAAGAATGGGAAACCCAAAAAGACATGGAAAATCACATCCAGTCATATCAGTTCGGTGTGCTTCTGGGAACAAAAACACTATTATCTGAACCGCCCAGGATTTGGATTCATAACGTTTCCCAGACCTGGGGGATGGATGCGGTTCGGACGCTCAGGCAAAAAAAGGGCTGA